The region AGGGGCAGGGATCGTTGGAGCTGAGCTTTTTCATCATTCAGGAGCGGCAACAGACCCCGTCGAAGCCGTCTTCCAGATGGGGACGCTCCGTATCGCAGCCGGAGAGGATCTCCTCCTTCTCGACGATAGTCTCACCGTTGTAAATGATGGAGTAGCTGATTTTGACGCTGTCACGGATGGAGTTGACCGTCGTGCAGTAGCTCTCCAGCGAAGAGAGCACATAGCGCCGGGCCCGTACGGGATCGAAGCGGCCGGAGAATCGGTAGATGATATGGAGGGACTCGAACTTGACCGGCGGCTCCATCCGCCGCTCAATCTCCCCCTCCACCGAATAATCG is a window of Nitratifractor salsuginis DSM 16511 DNA encoding:
- a CDS encoding OsmC family protein produces the protein MTISLDYLGDNKFKAKTGEYAFLINANEITPVEYFAAGILGCTGIDIAAFAERDGYELRDYSVEGEIERRMEPPVKFESLHIIYRFSGRFDPVRARRYVLSSLESYCTTVNSIRDSVKISYSIIYNGETIVEKEEILSGCDTERPHLEDGFDGVCCRS